In Flavobacterium okayamense, a single window of DNA contains:
- a CDS encoding PorT family protein: MKKLTLLLIVLLSAFSFAQHGYRDSNRIGISGGITSLDLLSDQFNAKPGQGWIGGLSLRGNYYNNWQMVYGMNFTDSNFSLQSVTGKDIEYKLSAVQVYLVGSYMVIENHLTLEIGPVLQINSKLKLDEADELLLLKDSPGLMAQDITKINQISGNVMAGITAGVTRFRLNVNYQYGFTNIMNSLNKKDELKLANGNQRFRGNIGMLSAMLTIYL; the protein is encoded by the coding sequence ATGAAGAAATTAACCCTTTTATTAATCGTTTTATTAAGTGCTTTTTCTTTCGCTCAACACGGTTATCGTGATAGCAATAGAATTGGAATTTCAGGAGGTATTACATCTTTAGATTTATTATCTGATCAATTTAATGCGAAACCTGGTCAAGGTTGGATAGGAGGTTTATCGTTACGCGGAAATTACTATAACAATTGGCAAATGGTTTATGGTATGAACTTTACCGATAGTAATTTTTCATTACAATCTGTAACTGGTAAAGATATCGAATACAAACTTTCTGCAGTACAAGTATACTTAGTGGGAAGTTATATGGTAATTGAAAACCATTTAACGTTAGAAATTGGGCCAGTACTTCAGATTAATAGTAAATTAAAGCTAGATGAAGCAGACGAATTGTTATTGCTTAAAGATAGTCCAGGATTAATGGCACAAGATATTACAAAGATTAATCAAATTAGCGGAAATGTTATGGCTGGAATTACAGCAGGAGTTACTAGATTTCGTTTAAATGTTAACTATCAATATGGTTTTACTAATATTATGAATAGTTTAAATAAAAAAGACGAATTAAAACTTGCCAATGGTAACCAACGATTTCGAGGAAATATTGGTATGTTAAGCGCCATGTTGACTATATATTTGTAA
- a CDS encoding class I SAM-dependent methyltransferase, giving the protein MIFKENNIYINVKDFSVSGESFSLLQNEEGEILKTTPTPSLEKLPSYYESEDYISHTDGKRSLFEKMYHFVKRNAIRQKVNLINNYSLKGSLLDIGAGTGDFLVEVKNQGWTTLGIEPNESAKQLAKNKGVNFTESLESISDDSFDVITMWHVLEHVPDLDFQLQQLKRICKPNGTIIIAVPNFKSYDAKYYKKFWAAYDVPRHLWHFSKNGIQKLFSNHKMQLIKVKPMWFDSFYVSLLSEKHKNGKMNFVKGFFIGFCSNLSGIFKKEFSSHIYVFKNN; this is encoded by the coding sequence ATGATTTTCAAAGAAAATAACATATATATTAACGTAAAAGATTTTTCAGTTTCTGGAGAATCTTTTTCTTTGTTACAAAATGAAGAAGGAGAAATTTTGAAAACAACTCCTACTCCATCTTTAGAAAAATTACCATCATATTACGAAAGCGAAGATTACATTTCGCATACTGATGGGAAAAGATCTCTTTTTGAAAAAATGTATCACTTCGTAAAGAGAAATGCAATACGTCAAAAAGTAAATCTAATTAATAATTATTCTCTAAAAGGAAGTCTTTTAGATATTGGAGCAGGAACTGGAGACTTTTTAGTGGAAGTAAAAAATCAAGGTTGGACAACTTTAGGAATCGAACCAAATGAAAGTGCAAAACAATTAGCAAAAAATAAAGGTGTTAATTTTACAGAAAGTTTAGAATCAATTTCTGATGATAGTTTTGACGTAATTACTATGTGGCATGTTTTAGAACATGTACCCGATTTAGATTTTCAATTGCAACAATTAAAACGAATTTGTAAGCCAAACGGAACGATAATTATTGCAGTTCCAAATTTCAAATCGTACGATGCAAAATATTACAAGAAATTTTGGGCTGCGTATGATGTGCCAAGACATCTATGGCATTTTTCGAAAAATGGTATTCAAAAATTATTTTCAAATCATAAAATGCAATTAATAAAAGTTAAACCGATGTGGTTTGACAGTTTTTATGTGAGCTTACTTTCTGAAAAACATAAAAATGGTAAAATGAATTTCGTAAAAGGATTTTTTATTGGTTTTTGCTCAAATTTGAGCGGAATTTTCAAAAAAGAGTTTTCATCACACATTTATGTCTTCAAAAACAACTAA
- a CDS encoding LysE family translocator, whose product MHFEDILTAIPWGLLLAFSIGPGFFVLLETSITKGFRAAFTFDLGIVFGDVIFILIAYLSTNKLLEQLKDNPTLFIIGGLIMLAYGLISFILLKRNFKKKQEEVKDEDNIQKNNYLGLFFKGFLLNFINIGVLGFWMMIIITHGPQMNMNTQRISIFFTAILIFYLLFDVAKILLAKQLKNRLTAENIYKIKRVISIIILIFGLFFMLQGFFPKMKNNLTNRIDTEINQ is encoded by the coding sequence TTGCATTTCGAAGATATTTTAACGGCAATTCCCTGGGGACTACTATTGGCTTTTTCAATAGGCCCAGGTTTTTTTGTTTTATTAGAAACTAGTATTACAAAAGGATTTCGTGCTGCTTTTACTTTTGATTTAGGAATAGTTTTTGGAGATGTTATTTTTATATTGATTGCATATTTAAGTACAAATAAGCTCTTAGAACAATTAAAAGATAATCCTACACTTTTTATTATTGGCGGTTTAATTATGTTAGCTTATGGTTTAATTTCTTTCATTTTACTTAAACGCAATTTTAAAAAGAAACAAGAAGAAGTTAAAGATGAAGATAATATTCAAAAGAACAATTACCTCGGATTATTTTTCAAAGGTTTCTTACTCAATTTTATCAATATTGGTGTTCTTGGTTTTTGGATGATGATTATCATTACTCACGGACCACAAATGAATATGAATACCCAACGTATTTCAATATTTTTTACTGCAATTTTAATTTTTTACTTGTTGTTTGATGTTGCTAAAATTCTTTTAGCCAAACAATTAAAAAATCGTTTAACTGCTGAAAATATTTATAAGATAAAACGAGTTATTAGTATTATTATCTTAATTTTTGGATTGTTTTTTATGTTACAAGGATTCTTTCCAAAAATGAAAAACAACTTAACCAATAGAATTGATACTGAAATCAATCAGTAA
- a CDS encoding GldM family protein has product MKYIIFLLFSFSIYAQDTIPATKSVIALDKMNVVYRGIANPISLAVNDAKSYKVYGKGVSKDENGNYFLSPGTGLTTKVYVEITKIDDTVVFEEHEFRIKGIPFPIATINDEYSTNGILVLFKDNFKDATIRLKIPDFYLEYNAREITSFSVSYKKKVIYIEGNKINKEALDLILKAKKNSFIIINNIKFKQPPNVDYRKIEPLLIKLVD; this is encoded by the coding sequence ATGAAATACATCATATTCCTTTTATTTTCATTTTCTATTTACGCTCAAGATACCATTCCGGCAACAAAAAGTGTAATTGCTTTAGATAAAATGAATGTGGTGTATCGTGGAATAGCTAATCCTATTTCTTTAGCGGTAAACGATGCAAAATCGTATAAAGTTTATGGAAAAGGAGTTAGTAAAGATGAAAACGGAAATTATTTTTTATCTCCAGGCACTGGTTTAACTACAAAAGTATATGTAGAAATTACTAAAATTGATGATACTGTAGTTTTTGAAGAACATGAGTTTAGGATTAAAGGAATTCCTTTTCCCATTGCCACAATTAATGATGAATACTCAACAAATGGAATTTTGGTTTTATTTAAAGATAATTTTAAAGATGCTACAATTAGATTAAAAATTCCTGATTTTTACCTTGAATATAATGCAAGAGAAATTACCTCTTTTAGTGTAAGTTATAAGAAAAAAGTAATTTATATAGAAGGAAATAAAATTAATAAAGAAGCTTTAGATTTAATATTGAAAGCTAAAAAGAATTCTTTTATAATTATTAATAATATTAAATTTAAGCAACCTCCAAATGTTGATTATAGAAAAATAGAACCTTTATTAATTAAATTAGTTGATTAA
- the gltX gene encoding glutamate--tRNA ligase: MTKPVRVRFAPSPTGPLHIGGVRTALFNYLFAKKHGGTFYLRVEDTDQTRFVPGAEAYIFEALEWLGIAPDETVGKNEKFGPYRQSERKELYKQYADQLVNSGWAYYAFDTAEALDAHRKQHEAEGKTFIYNWHNREKLDTSLVQSKEDVEKRIANGEHYVIRFKTPINETLEINDIIRGTVKFETNLLDDKVLFKSDGMPTYHLANIVDDHLMETSHVIRGEEWLPSLPLHFLLYKAFGWEAPEFAHLPLILKPIGNGKLSKRDGDKMGFPVFPLEWKTEEGTSMGYREQGYFPEAVVNFLALLGWNDGTDKELFSLDELVASFDLNRVNKSGAKFDPEKNKWFNHQYLIQKSDEELAVLFKVELDKKDISTPLDVTKIVGLVKERANFVTDLWDLADYFFVAPSSYDEKVTKKWNEETKETLAKVAEQLNAYADFTSQTIEDNLKEWMTANEIGMGKVMQPLRLSLVGELKGPHLFDIIEMLGKEETIKRIEKAIATV, translated from the coding sequence ATGACTAAACCCGTTCGCGTTAGATTTGCGCCAAGTCCAACAGGACCATTACATATTGGTGGTGTTCGTACTGCTTTGTTCAATTATTTATTTGCTAAAAAACACGGAGGAACTTTTTACTTAAGAGTTGAAGATACCGATCAAACTCGTTTTGTTCCGGGTGCTGAAGCTTATATTTTTGAAGCTTTAGAATGGTTAGGAATTGCTCCAGATGAAACTGTAGGAAAAAATGAGAAATTTGGACCATACAGACAAAGCGAACGTAAAGAATTATACAAACAATATGCTGACCAATTAGTTAATTCGGGTTGGGCGTATTATGCATTTGATACTGCCGAAGCTTTAGATGCGCATAGAAAGCAACACGAAGCCGAAGGAAAAACATTTATTTATAATTGGCACAACCGCGAAAAATTAGATACCTCTTTAGTACAATCTAAAGAAGACGTAGAAAAAAGAATTGCTAATGGTGAACATTATGTCATTCGTTTTAAAACTCCTATAAATGAAACTTTAGAAATAAATGATATCATTCGTGGAACGGTTAAGTTTGAAACGAACTTATTAGACGATAAAGTTTTATTTAAAAGTGATGGTATGCCAACCTATCATTTAGCAAATATTGTAGATGATCATTTAATGGAAACGTCTCACGTAATTCGTGGTGAAGAATGGTTACCAAGTTTACCTTTACACTTTTTGTTATACAAAGCATTTGGTTGGGAAGCACCAGAATTTGCTCATTTACCTTTAATCTTAAAACCAATAGGTAACGGAAAATTATCGAAAAGAGATGGTGATAAAATGGGATTCCCTGTATTTCCTTTAGAATGGAAAACGGAAGAAGGAACTTCAATGGGTTATAGAGAACAAGGTTATTTTCCAGAAGCTGTAGTAAACTTTTTAGCTTTACTAGGTTGGAATGATGGAACCGATAAAGAATTATTTTCATTAGACGAATTAGTAGCTTCTTTTGATTTAAATAGAGTAAACAAATCGGGAGCGAAGTTTGATCCAGAGAAAAACAAATGGTTCAATCATCAGTATTTAATACAAAAATCTGATGAAGAATTGGCGGTTTTATTTAAAGTTGAATTGGATAAAAAAGACATCTCGACTCCGCTCGATGTGACAAAAATTGTAGGTTTAGTTAAAGAACGCGCCAACTTCGTAACTGATTTATGGGATTTAGCGGATTATTTTTTTGTTGCACCAAGCAGTTATGATGAAAAAGTAACGAAAAAATGGAATGAAGAAACTAAAGAAACCTTAGCTAAAGTTGCTGAACAATTGAATGCTTATGCTGATTTTACATCACAAACTATTGAAGATAACTTAAAAGAGTGGATGACAGCAAACGAAATAGGAATGGGAAAAGTAATGCAGCCACTCCGATTAAGTTTAGTAGGTGAGTTAAAAGGACCACACTTGTTTGACATTATTGAAATGCTTGGTAAAGAAGAAACCATTAAGCGTATTGAAAAAGCAATAGCAACAGTATAA
- a CDS encoding SPFH domain-containing protein, whose product MGYYIILVIGLFIFLSSFFTVKQQTSVIIERFGRFNSIRNSGLQLKIPVIDRIAGRVNLRIQQLDVIIETKTKDNVFVKLKVSVQFKVLQDKVYEAFYKLEYPHDQITSYVFDVVRAEVPKLKLDDVFERKDDIAVAVKRELNDAMSTYGYDIINTLITDIDPDIQVKNAMNRINAADREKTAAEYEAEAGRIRIVAKAKAEAESKRLQGQGIADQRREIARGLVESVDVLNRVGINSQEASALIVVTQHYDTLQAIGADTNSNLILLPNSPQAGSEMLNNMVASFTASNQVGEAMKKANSQARIKSNKKDEFGGTADSEE is encoded by the coding sequence ATGGGGTATTATATCATTTTAGTCATCGGACTATTTATTTTTTTAAGTTCTTTTTTTACTGTTAAACAACAAACATCTGTAATAATAGAACGCTTCGGAAGGTTTAATAGTATACGCAATTCTGGATTACAATTAAAAATTCCAGTAATTGATAGAATTGCAGGTCGTGTTAATTTACGAATTCAACAATTAGATGTTATCATTGAAACTAAAACTAAAGATAACGTATTCGTTAAATTGAAAGTTTCAGTTCAGTTTAAAGTATTACAAGACAAGGTTTACGAAGCTTTTTATAAATTAGAGTATCCACACGATCAAATTACTTCGTACGTATTTGACGTTGTTCGTGCAGAAGTTCCAAAACTAAAATTGGACGACGTTTTTGAAAGAAAAGATGATATTGCAGTAGCAGTTAAAAGAGAATTAAATGATGCAATGTCTACTTACGGATACGATATCATAAATACATTAATTACTGATATTGATCCTGATATTCAAGTAAAAAATGCAATGAACCGTATTAATGCTGCTGATAGAGAAAAAACAGCTGCAGAATATGAAGCAGAAGCAGGAAGAATTAGAATTGTTGCAAAAGCAAAAGCAGAAGCAGAAAGCAAAAGATTACAAGGACAAGGTATTGCTGATCAACGTAGAGAAATTGCTCGTGGGCTTGTAGAAAGTGTTGATGTATTAAATAGAGTTGGAATTAATTCTCAAGAAGCATCGGCTTTAATTGTAGTTACACAACACTATGATACATTACAAGCAATTGGTGCTGATACGAATTCGAATTTAATTTTATTACCGAATTCACCTCAAGCTGGAAGTGAAATGTTAAATAACATGGTAGCTAGTTTTACAGCTAGTAACCAAGTAGGTGAAGCGATGAAAAAAGCAAATAGCCAAGCAAGAATTAAATCGAATAAAAAAGATGAATTTGGTGGAACAGCCGATTCTGAAGAATAA
- a CDS encoding head GIN domain-containing protein: MKKIVLTLLLVSSVAFSQVEKRLGDFIKVTTFDQIDLQLIKGTENKIIINGSGAKDVEVVNKNGELKIRMPFTKLLQGDNISATLYYTNLEAVEANEGSRIASNESIISHGFEIIIKEGAQIVLKEVEFSDLNVRLGNGSILEISGTARITDILVNSGAKYEAKDLTTLNTTITANAGGEAEIKALDFVDAKVRAGGNILIYGNPKQINEKIVAGGTIEQAK; the protein is encoded by the coding sequence ATGAAAAAAATAGTTTTAACATTATTATTAGTTAGCTCAGTTGCTTTTTCTCAAGTTGAAAAAAGATTGGGAGATTTTATAAAAGTTACCACATTTGATCAAATTGATTTACAATTGATTAAAGGCACAGAAAATAAAATCATTATTAATGGTTCTGGTGCTAAAGATGTAGAAGTAGTAAATAAAAATGGCGAATTAAAAATTAGAATGCCTTTTACTAAACTTTTACAAGGCGATAATATTTCTGCTACTTTGTATTATACAAATTTAGAAGCAGTGGAAGCAAATGAAGGTTCTCGTATTGCATCTAATGAATCAATTATAAGTCACGGATTTGAAATCATTATCAAAGAAGGTGCTCAAATTGTATTAAAAGAAGTTGAATTTTCTGATCTAAATGTACGTTTAGGAAATGGTAGTATCTTAGAAATTAGTGGAACAGCCAGAATAACTGATATTTTAGTAAATTCAGGTGCTAAATATGAAGCAAAAGATTTAACTACACTTAATACTACAATTACTGCAAATGCGGGTGGAGAAGCTGAAATAAAAGCGTTAGATTTTGTAGATGCTAAAGTTCGCGCAGGTGGAAATATTCTTATTTATGGAAATCCAAAACAAATAAATGAGAAAATTGTTGCTGGTGGAACAATAGAACAAGCAAAATAA
- a CDS encoding glutamine--tRNA ligase/YqeY domain fusion protein, which produces MSTEEKSLNFIEQIIEEDLKNGLSKDKLRFRFPPEPNGYLHVGHASAICLNFGLGIDYNAPVNLRFDDTNPSKEEQEYVDAIKRDVEWLGFQWDTECFASDYFQQLYDWAVELIKKGKAYVDNQSSEEMAKQKGTPTQPGTDSPNRNRSIEENLDLFERMKNGEFPNGSYVLRAKIDMASTNMLMRDPIMYRIMHAYHHRTGNDWCIYPMYDWAHGESDYLEQVSHSLCTLEFLPHRELYDWFLDNIYDTSKVRPKQREFARRNLSHTVVSKRKLLQLVEEKHVTGWDDPRMSTISGMRRRGYTPASIRNFAKTIGIAKRSNLIDVSLLEFCVREDLNKIAPRVMAVLNPVKLVITNYPEGKEEWLEAENNPEEEVMTYRQVPFSKELYIEREDFQEEAHKKFFRLTLGTEVRLKNAYIIKGESVVKDENGNITEIHCSYDVDSKSGSGTEASKRKVKGTIHWVSIPHAKEAEVRVYDRLFTHENPDGNKEVDFKEFINPNSLEIITGYVEPSLTESKELDHFQFQRLGYFCVDRDSTAEKLVFNKTVGLRDTWAKVSEK; this is translated from the coding sequence ATGTCTACTGAAGAAAAATCATTGAATTTTATAGAACAAATCATTGAAGAAGATTTAAAAAATGGTTTGTCAAAAGATAAATTACGTTTCCGATTTCCACCAGAACCAAATGGATATTTGCATGTTGGTCATGCGAGTGCCATATGTTTAAATTTTGGCCTAGGAATAGATTATAATGCACCTGTAAACTTACGTTTCGACGATACAAACCCATCAAAAGAAGAACAAGAATACGTTGATGCTATTAAGCGCGATGTAGAATGGTTAGGTTTTCAATGGGATACTGAATGTTTTGCTTCAGATTATTTCCAACAATTATACGATTGGGCAGTTGAATTAATTAAGAAAGGTAAAGCGTATGTAGACAATCAGTCTTCAGAAGAAATGGCGAAACAAAAAGGTACGCCTACACAACCTGGAACAGATAGCCCAAATAGAAATCGTTCTATAGAAGAGAATTTAGATTTATTTGAACGTATGAAAAACGGAGAATTTCCTAACGGAAGTTACGTTTTACGTGCTAAAATAGATATGGCTTCTACTAATATGTTAATGCGCGATCCTATTATGTATCGTATTATGCATGCGTATCATCATAGAACAGGTAACGATTGGTGTATTTATCCAATGTACGATTGGGCACATGGAGAAAGTGATTATTTAGAACAAGTTTCACACTCTTTATGTACTCTTGAGTTTTTACCACATCGAGAATTATACGATTGGTTTTTAGATAATATTTACGATACTTCTAAAGTAAGACCAAAACAACGTGAGTTTGCGCGTAGAAATTTATCGCATACTGTAGTTTCGAAACGTAAATTATTACAATTAGTTGAAGAAAAGCATGTTACAGGTTGGGATGATCCTCGTATGAGTACAATTTCGGGTATGAGAAGAAGAGGTTATACACCCGCTTCCATACGTAATTTTGCTAAAACTATTGGTATTGCAAAACGCTCAAACTTAATCGATGTTTCGCTTTTAGAATTCTGTGTACGTGAAGATTTGAACAAAATTGCACCTCGTGTAATGGCAGTTCTAAATCCGGTTAAATTAGTAATTACTAATTATCCTGAAGGGAAAGAAGAATGGTTAGAAGCCGAAAATAATCCAGAAGAAGAAGTAATGACATATCGTCAAGTTCCTTTTTCTAAGGAATTATATATTGAAAGAGAAGATTTTCAAGAAGAAGCACACAAGAAATTCTTCCGATTAACACTAGGCACAGAAGTTCGTTTGAAAAACGCGTATATCATTAAAGGTGAATCAGTTGTAAAAGATGAAAACGGAAATATTACCGAAATTCATTGTTCATATGATGTAGATTCTAAATCTGGAAGTGGTACTGAAGCTAGTAAGCGTAAAGTTAAAGGAACAATTCATTGGGTTTCTATTCCACATGCAAAAGAAGCAGAAGTTCGTGTGTATGATCGTTTGTTTACACATGAAAATCCAGATGGAAATAAAGAAGTTGATTTTAAAGAGTTTATCAATCCTAATTCTCTTGAAATTATTACGGGTTATGTTGAACCTAGTTTAACTGAATCTAAAGAATTAGATCATTTTCAGTTTCAACGTTTAGGATATTTTTGTGTAGATAGAGATTCAACTGCTGAAAAATTAGTTTTCAATAAAACGGTTGGTTTAAGAGATACTTGGGCAAAGGTTAGCGAAAAGTAA
- the mnmG gene encoding tRNA uridine-5-carboxymethylaminomethyl(34) synthesis enzyme MnmG, which yields MSLFQDQYDVIVVGAGHAGCEAAAAAANLGCSTLLVTMNLQNIAQMSCNPAMGGIAKGQIVREIDALGGYSGIVSDKTAIQFKMLNMSKGPAMWSPRCQSDRMRFAEEWRLMLEGTPNLDFYQEMVSGILTENGKLVGVKTSLGIEIKGKTVVLTNGTFLNGLIHIGDKQFGGGRAGESASFGITEDLIKLGFESGRMKTGTPPRVDGRSLDYSKMVEQPGDVNPHKFSYSNVTKPLSKQRSCWMTYTSPEVHDLLREGFDRSPMFNGRIKSIGPRYCPSIEDKINRFADKDRHQLFIEPEGWDTVEIYVNGFSTSLPEDVQFKALRSVPGFENVKFFRPGYAIEYDYFPPTQLKHTLETKLVEGLYFAGQINGTTGYEEAASQGMMAGINAALKVKEQDPFILKRDEAYIGVLIDDLITKGTEEPYRMFTSRAEYRTLLRQDNADIRLTPKGYAIGLASQDRMDRMEEKLSKSEAFVQFFKETSVKPADANPILEEKGSSPMSQPDKMFKVFSRPQLELDDFMKFKQFRDYVEEHQLDDEIVEQAEIQVKYSGYIEKEKSHADKLTRLEDVIIPDSFDFNKIKSISIEAKQKLNKIRPKTIAQASRISGVSPSDISVLLIYMGR from the coding sequence GTGAGTTTATTTCAAGATCAATATGATGTTATAGTTGTTGGCGCTGGACATGCCGGTTGTGAAGCTGCTGCTGCTGCTGCAAATTTAGGTTGTTCAACTCTGTTGGTTACAATGAATCTGCAAAACATTGCACAAATGTCTTGTAATCCTGCTATGGGTGGAATTGCAAAAGGGCAAATCGTTCGCGAGATTGATGCGCTTGGTGGTTATTCGGGAATTGTTTCTGATAAAACAGCCATTCAATTCAAAATGTTGAACATGTCAAAAGGTCCAGCAATGTGGTCGCCACGTTGTCAAAGTGATCGTATGCGTTTTGCTGAAGAGTGGCGTTTGATGTTAGAAGGAACTCCAAATTTAGATTTTTACCAAGAAATGGTTTCGGGAATTTTAACCGAAAACGGAAAACTTGTTGGAGTAAAAACTTCACTTGGAATTGAAATAAAAGGCAAGACAGTAGTGCTTACGAATGGAACTTTTTTAAATGGATTAATTCATATTGGCGATAAACAATTTGGTGGTGGTCGTGCAGGTGAAAGTGCTTCTTTCGGAATAACAGAAGATTTAATAAAATTAGGTTTCGAATCTGGTAGAATGAAAACTGGAACGCCTCCACGAGTTGATGGGCGTTCTTTAGATTATTCTAAAATGGTGGAACAACCAGGTGATGTAAATCCACATAAATTTTCCTATTCTAATGTAACGAAGCCATTATCTAAACAACGTTCGTGTTGGATGACATATACATCTCCAGAAGTTCACGATTTGCTTCGTGAAGGTTTCGATCGTAGTCCAATGTTTAATGGAAGAATTAAAAGTATTGGTCCAAGATATTGTCCGTCGATTGAAGATAAGATTAATCGTTTTGCAGATAAAGATAGACACCAATTATTTATTGAGCCGGAAGGTTGGGACACTGTAGAGATTTACGTAAACGGATTTTCAACATCGTTACCAGAAGATGTTCAGTTTAAAGCTTTACGTTCAGTTCCTGGATTTGAGAATGTAAAATTCTTCCGTCCGGGTTATGCTATTGAATATGACTACTTCCCACCTACACAATTAAAACATACGTTAGAAACAAAGTTAGTTGAAGGTTTATATTTTGCCGGTCAAATAAATGGAACTACAGGTTATGAAGAAGCTGCTTCTCAAGGAATGATGGCGGGAATTAATGCTGCGTTAAAAGTTAAAGAACAAGATCCATTTATTTTAAAAAGAGATGAAGCATATATTGGAGTTTTAATTGATGACTTAATTACGAAAGGAACTGAAGAGCCTTATCGTATGTTTACTTCTCGTGCTGAATATAGAACATTATTACGACAAGATAATGCCGACATTCGCTTAACACCTAAAGGATATGCAATTGGTTTAGCGAGTCAAGATCGTATGGATCGCATGGAAGAAAAGTTAAGTAAATCGGAAGCTTTTGTTCAATTTTTTAAAGAGACAAGTGTAAAACCTGCTGATGCAAATCCTATTTTGGAAGAAAAAGGTTCAAGTCCAATGAGTCAACCCGATAAAATGTTTAAAGTATTTTCCCGTCCGCAATTAGAACTTGACGATTTTATGAAGTTCAAGCAATTCCGTGATTATGTAGAAGAACATCAGTTAGATGATGAAATTGTTGAGCAGGCAGAAATTCAAGTTAAATATTCAGGCTATATTGAGAAGGAAAAAAGTCATGCAGATAAATTAACACGTTTAGAAGATGTAATCATACCAGATAGTTTTGATTTTAATAAAATTAAATCTATTTCAATTGAAGCAAAACAGAAACTTAATAAAATCCGTCCAAAAACAATTGCTCAAGCTTCTCGTATAAGTGGTGTTTCTCCAAGCGATATTTCTGTTTTATTAATTTATATGGGTAGATAG
- the folB gene encoding dihydroneopterin aldolase: MGTIKLNNIRTYSYHGCLLEEGKIGSDYSVDLEIKTDLRKSAETDDLHDTVDYVDLNRIVVEEMAIRAHLLEHVAHRIITRIFAELPQVSRIKVAVAKLNPPIGGDVESVTIEMEEFRN; encoded by the coding sequence ATGGGAACTATAAAATTAAATAACATACGCACCTATTCATATCATGGTTGTTTATTAGAAGAAGGAAAAATAGGTAGTGATTACAGTGTTGATTTAGAAATAAAGACGGATTTGCGTAAATCGGCTGAGACAGATGATTTGCATGATACGGTAGATTATGTAGATTTAAATAGAATTGTTGTAGAAGAAATGGCTATAAGAGCCCATTTATTAGAACATGTTGCCCATAGAATTATTACTAGAATTTTTGCGGAATTACCACAAGTTTCAAGGATTAAAGTAGCGGTTGCTAAGTTGAATCCGCCAATTGGTGGCGATGTAGAAAGCGTAACAATTGAAATGGAAGAGTTTAGAAACTAG
- the ybeY gene encoding rRNA maturation RNase YbeY: MITYNYESDFQLENEEIFSTWIEHVVLSEDKILGEVNYIFCDDEYLYKINVEYLDHDTLTDIISFDYSEGNLVQGDIFISIERVVDNASDFDVPFVEELKRVMIHGILHYCGYKDKSDSDEKLMRSKEDEKIKMFHVKH; this comes from the coding sequence ATGATAACTTATAATTACGAATCAGATTTTCAATTAGAGAACGAAGAAATTTTTTCCACTTGGATTGAACATGTTGTTTTGTCTGAAGATAAAATTTTAGGTGAAGTAAATTATATATTTTGTGATGACGAATATCTATATAAAATCAATGTAGAATACTTAGATCACGATACTTTGACTGATATAATAAGCTTTGATTATTCTGAAGGAAATTTAGTACAAGGTGATATTTTTATATCTATTGAAAGAGTTGTTGATAATGCGTCAGATTTTGATGTTCCATTTGTTGAAGAACTAAAAAGAGTTATGATACATGGCATCCTTCATTATTGTGGTTATAAAGATAAATCTGATAGTGACGAAAAATTAATGCGCTCTAAAGAAGATGAAAAGATTAAGATGTTCCACGTGAAACATTAA